A single region of the Nicotiana sylvestris chromosome 6, ASM39365v2, whole genome shotgun sequence genome encodes:
- the LOC104222617 gene encoding GTP-binding protein YPTM2: protein MNPEYDYLFKLLLIGDSGVGKSCLLLRFADDSYLESYISTIGVDFKIRTVEQDGKTIKLQIWDTAGQERFRTITSSYYRGAHGIIVVYDVTDQESFNNVKQWLSEIDRYASDNVNKLLVGNKCDLTAQKVVATETAQTFADEIGIPFMETSAKSATNVEQAFMAMAASIKDRMATQPAANNARPPTVQIRGQPVNQKSGCCST, encoded by the exons ATGAATCCAGAAta CGATTATCTTTTCAAGCTTTTGCTTATTGGAGACTCTGGTGTTGGCAAATCATGTCTCCTTCTTAGATTTGCT GATGATTCATATCTTGAAAGTTACATTAGCACCATTGGCGTGGACTTT AAAATACGCACAGTGGAACAGGATGGGAAAACCATAAAACTTCAAATT TGGGACACCGCTGGTCAAGAACGTTTTAGGACAATCACCAGCAGTTACTATCGTGGGGCTCATGGCATAATT GTGGTTTATGATGTGACTGATCAAGAGAGCTTTAATAATGTCAAGCAATGGTTGAGTGAAATTGATCGATATGCGAGTGATAATGTAAACAAGCTTCTTGTGGGAAACAAGTGTGACCTCACAGCGCAAAAGGTAGTTGCCACTGAAACAGCTCAG ACTTTCGCTGATGAAATTGGTATTCCTTTTATGGAAACAAGTGCAAAAAGTGCGACCAATGTGGAGCAGGCTTTCATGGCCATGGCTGCTTCAATCAAGGACAG GATGGCCACCCAACCCGCAGCGAACAATGCTCGGCCTCCAACTGTGCAGATCCGTGGACAACCTGTCAACCAAAAGAGCGGTTGCTGCTCAACTTGA
- the LOC104222626 gene encoding RGG repeats nuclear RNA binding protein A-like isoform X1: MATLNPFDLLDDDAEDPSLLIAAEQQKQVPPPASVPKKGPAQQSKPAAKPLPPSEAVREARNDGQRGGGRGGPRGGFGGRGRGRGFSQYPADGENTFGSSNGFSGGYKASEDGESGKHSERRVGYGGPRGEFRGGRRGGFSNGDAADGERPRRAFERRSGTGRGNEFKREGAGRGNWGTPADELAPEKEEPVNEGEKIVVTEKQAVQADAEDASKDSPAAEPQEKEPEEKEMTLEEYEKLLEEKRKALLALKPEERKVNLDKELESMQLLSNKKSDDEVFIKLGSEKDKRKEAVEKAKKTKSINEFLKPADGESYYGRGGRGRGGRDRGRDGFVGNNSVSAPSIEDVRQFPSLGAK; the protein is encoded by the exons ATGGCAACTTTGAACCCATTTGACCTTCTCGATGACGATGCTGAGGACCCAAGCTTGTTAATTGCTGCTGAGCAGCAAAAACAGGTTCCTCCTCCTGCTTCTGTTCCAAAGAAGGGACCTGCTCAACAATCTAAGCCTGCTGCTAAGCCCCTCCCTCCATCCGAGGCTG TGAGGGAAGCCAGGAATGATGGCCAGCGTGGAGGAGGCCGTGGGGGTCCACGCGGAGGATTTGGTGGCCGCGGTCGTGGCCGTGGGTTTAGCCAATATCCTGCTGATGGTGAGAATACTTTTGGCAGCAGTAATGGGTTCTCTGGAGGGTACAAAGCTTCAGAAGATGGAGAGTCAGGGAAGCACTCCGAAAGGAGAGTTGGATATGGAGGACCTCGTGGGGAGTTCCGCGGTGGCCGCCGTGGTGGTTTCAGCAACGGTGACGCTGCAGATGGTGAACGCCCCAGGAGAGCGTTTGAGCGACGAAGTGGAACTGGACGTGG GAATGAATTTAAACGAGAGGGTGCTGGTCGTGGGAATTGGGGAACTCCCGCTGATGAGCTTGCACC GGAGAAAGAAGAGCCTGTTAATGAGGGAGAGAAGATTGTTGTTACCGAGAAACAAGCAGTGCAGGCAGATGCTGAAGACGCAAGCAAGGACTCTCCTGCAGCTGAGCCACAGGAGAAGGAACCTGAGGAGAAG GAAATGACCCTAGAAGAGTATGAGAAGTTATTGGAAGAGAAGAGGAAAGCTTTGTTGGCTCTAAAGCCTGAGGAAAGAAAGGTCAATTTGGACAAAGAGCTTGAGTCCATGCAACTTCTGTCAAACAAGAAAAGTGATGATGAGGTTTTCATTAAATTG GGTTCTGAGAAAGACAAGCGTAAGGAGGCAGTGGAAAAGGCCAAGAAG ACAAAAAGCATTAACGAGTTTCTGAAGCCTGCTGATGGAGAAAGTTACTATGGCCGAGGTGGCCGTGGAAGGGGGGGACGTGATCGTGGGAGAGATGGTTTTGTTGGTAACAACAGTGTTTCAGCACCATCCATTGAAGATGTTCGCCAGTTCCCTTCTTTGGGTGCAAAGTAA
- the LOC104222605 gene encoding monooxygenase 2-like, producing the protein MALSSSNLLLVKSQNSLYSSSNPTIYFKRSTSSVPQQPWLPAETRVRVRPISLSIINARTDDRKEDIVIIGAGIAGLATAVSLQRLGIRTLVLEQAESLRTGGTSLTLFKNGWKALDAIGVGNDLRTQFLEIQGMVVKSEDGRELRSFRFKDEDESQEVRAVERRVLLETLASKLPPDAISFSSKLANIERSENGETMLELEDGIRISAKILIACDGVRSPVAKWMGFPEPNYVGHCAFRGLAYFPQGQPFEPKVNYIYGRGVRAGYVPVSETKVYWFICYNSSSPGPKVTDPSILRQQAEQLVRNWPTDLINLIKLTPDNTIIRSSLVDRWLWPSISPPASTGSIVLVGDAWHPMTPNLGQGGCCALEDSIVLTKKLTEAIKYKRISVEDALKAYETERWPRIFPLTLRAYLVGALLQWDNPVICSLRDNIIVPKLVRLGPILEHTNFEFEPL; encoded by the exons ATGGCTTTATCCTCTTCCAATCTATTACTTGTGAAGTCGCAAAACTCTCTTTATTCTTCTTCTAACCCAACAATTTATTTCAAACGAAGTACTTCTTCAGTACCCCAACAACCATGGTTACCAGCTGAAACTAGAGTTAGAGTCAGGCCTATTTCTTTATCCATTATAAATGCTCGAACTGATGATAGAAAAGAAGATATTGTTATTATCGGGGCTGGAATTGCTGGCCTTGCTACTGCTGTTTCACTTCAGAG GCTGGGTATTAGAACATTGGTGCTTGAGCAGGCTGAGTCGCTGAGAACTGGAGGAACGTCACTAACACTTTTTAAAAATGGATGGAAGGCACTGGATGCTATTGGAGTTGGCAATGATCTCAGGACTCAGTTTCTTGAAATTCAAGG GATGGTGGTAAAATCAGAAGATGGAAGAGAGTTGCGCTCCTTCAGATTCAAAGATGAGGATGAAAG TCAAGAAGTCCGAGCTGTGGAGAGGAGAGTCCTACTGGAAACACTTGCCAGTAAGCTGCCACCAGATGCTATCTCTTTTTCCTCAAAGCTGGCAAACATTGAAAGAAGTGAAAATGGTGAAACAATGCTGGAACTTGAAGATGGAATTCGCATATCTGCCAAG ATATTAATCGCTTGTGATGGGGTTCGGTCGCCAGTGGCCAAGTGGATGGGATTTCCAGAGCCTAACTATGTAGGACATTGTGCATTTCGAGGCCTAGCATATTTCCCTCAAGGACAACCATTTGAACCAAAAGTAAACTACATCTATGGAAGAGGAGTGCGCGCTGGATATGTTCCTGTCTCTGAAACCAAGGTCTATTGGTTTATCTGCTACAATAGCTCGTCACCAG GTCCAAAGGTAACAGATCCATCCATCTTGAGACAGCAGGCTGAACAACTCGTTAGAAATTGGCCAACAGACCTAATAAACCTCATTAAACTTACACCAGATAACACAATCATAAGAAGTAGCCTAGTAGATAGATGGCTTTGGCCCTCAATAAGCCCACCAGCCTCTACTGGAAGTATAGTGCTGGTTGGTGATGCATGGCACCCAATGACACCAAACCTTGGTCAAGGTGGTTGTTGTGCACTCGAAGATTCAATAGTTTTGACCAAAAAACTTACAGAAGCAATCAAGTATAAACGTATTTCTGTCGAAGATGCACTCAAAGCATATGAAACTGAAAGATGGCCTCGTATATTTCCATTAACGCTACGTGCATATCTTGTGGGTGCACTATTGCAGTGGGATAATCCAGTGATTTGTTCCCTTAGGGATAATATCATTGTACCTAAGCTGGTTAGACTTGGTCCAATTCTGGAGCATACAAATTTTGAATTTGAGCCTCTATAA
- the LOC104222626 gene encoding RGG repeats nuclear RNA binding protein A-like isoform X2: MATLNPFDLLDDDAEDPSLLIAAEQQKQVPPPASVPKKGPAQQSKPAAKPLPPSEAVREARNDGQRGGGRGGPRGGFGGRGRGRGFSQYPADGENTFGSSNGFSGGYKASEDGESGKHSERRVGYGGPRGEFRGGRRGGFSNGDAADGERPRRAFERRSGTGRGEKEEPVNEGEKIVVTEKQAVQADAEDASKDSPAAEPQEKEPEEKEMTLEEYEKLLEEKRKALLALKPEERKVNLDKELESMQLLSNKKSDDEVFIKLGSEKDKRKEAVEKAKKTKSINEFLKPADGESYYGRGGRGRGGRDRGRDGFVGNNSVSAPSIEDVRQFPSLGAK, from the exons ATGGCAACTTTGAACCCATTTGACCTTCTCGATGACGATGCTGAGGACCCAAGCTTGTTAATTGCTGCTGAGCAGCAAAAACAGGTTCCTCCTCCTGCTTCTGTTCCAAAGAAGGGACCTGCTCAACAATCTAAGCCTGCTGCTAAGCCCCTCCCTCCATCCGAGGCTG TGAGGGAAGCCAGGAATGATGGCCAGCGTGGAGGAGGCCGTGGGGGTCCACGCGGAGGATTTGGTGGCCGCGGTCGTGGCCGTGGGTTTAGCCAATATCCTGCTGATGGTGAGAATACTTTTGGCAGCAGTAATGGGTTCTCTGGAGGGTACAAAGCTTCAGAAGATGGAGAGTCAGGGAAGCACTCCGAAAGGAGAGTTGGATATGGAGGACCTCGTGGGGAGTTCCGCGGTGGCCGCCGTGGTGGTTTCAGCAACGGTGACGCTGCAGATGGTGAACGCCCCAGGAGAGCGTTTGAGCGACGAAGTGGAACTGGACGTGG GGAGAAAGAAGAGCCTGTTAATGAGGGAGAGAAGATTGTTGTTACCGAGAAACAAGCAGTGCAGGCAGATGCTGAAGACGCAAGCAAGGACTCTCCTGCAGCTGAGCCACAGGAGAAGGAACCTGAGGAGAAG GAAATGACCCTAGAAGAGTATGAGAAGTTATTGGAAGAGAAGAGGAAAGCTTTGTTGGCTCTAAAGCCTGAGGAAAGAAAGGTCAATTTGGACAAAGAGCTTGAGTCCATGCAACTTCTGTCAAACAAGAAAAGTGATGATGAGGTTTTCATTAAATTG GGTTCTGAGAAAGACAAGCGTAAGGAGGCAGTGGAAAAGGCCAAGAAG ACAAAAAGCATTAACGAGTTTCTGAAGCCTGCTGATGGAGAAAGTTACTATGGCCGAGGTGGCCGTGGAAGGGGGGGACGTGATCGTGGGAGAGATGGTTTTGTTGGTAACAACAGTGTTTCAGCACCATCCATTGAAGATGTTCGCCAGTTCCCTTCTTTGGGTGCAAAGTAA
- the LOC138871598 gene encoding protein MAIN-LIKE 1-like, with translation MHTFHLPTGEATITLEDVQVLYGLRVDGRVVALPQYIRSMMRGQYLDMMGQFTSYRPQGEAVQRGDNRVALSGIRDHMAFLHPDITGETKDLHIERYMRLALLLLYGCVLFPNTSGSLVSMRFLHHLQQLDDLPLYSWGVAVLAYLYRSMCRASMLCAVDICGFLPLLHETTFLNTLFITPNSIWSK, from the coding sequence ATGCATACTTTTCACTTGCCTactggagaggccaccatcacgctggaggatgttcaggttttgtacgGGCTGCGCGTAGATGGACGGGTCGTGGCACTGCCCCAGTACATTAGATCCATGATGCGTGGACAGTATTTAGATAtgatggggcagtttactagttATAGACCTCAGGGTGAGGCTGTACAGAGAGGGGACAATCGCGTGGCTTTGTCAGGCATCAGAGATCATATGGCGTTTTTGCACCCAGACATTACCGGCGAGACGAAGGATCTCCATATTGAGAGGTACATGCGGTTGGCGCTGCTCCTGCTTTACGGGTGTGTCTTGTttccgaacacttcggggagtcTAGTGAGTATGCGTTTTCTCCATCATCTTCAGCAGCTGGATGATTTACCCTTGTACAGCTGGGGTGTTGCTGTTCTCGCATACCTGTATAGGAGCATGTGCCGGGCGAGCATGCTTTGCGCGGTGGATATATGTGGATTTCTTCCCCTCCTACATGAGACAACATTTTTGAATACTCTATTCATTACTCCGAATTCTATATGGTCAAAATGa